The following are encoded in a window of Catenulispora sp. EB89 genomic DNA:
- a CDS encoding serine hydrolase domain-containing protein, protein MGINAKRRAAAAAFTALATAVTGVAVVADASAATPSLSASASASAVAASRTTTPALNPAMLQQAIAIRPGEAAAGAVALVRSDGQTWRGSAGDTRTGRPVADDAHFRIGSISKTFSAVVLLQLAAEHRVDLDQSVQHYLPGLLPATFQPITLRQLLTMTSGLPQIGDGGPSLTTDQLIAGRFEYQSFRQIIDSTLRPSGRPWPGPVFAPGTAQSYNSLNFRIVGLLIEHVTGHSFGDEVDARIVQPLHLTGTFVPQGRPRMPSPYLHGYLTGSQGTVTDVSAAGGDPSSMISTTGDLNTFITALFQGRLLPRAQLTQMFALPHDAQGNLLPYTGDSGNCQSGPDKGKACFGLGIGTDTLPDGTVLWGKTGEDMGYFTAMFATRDLRHVGIVSTGVTDVAAEAGLEKANRLAAAAFMP, encoded by the coding sequence ATGGGAATCAACGCCAAGCGCAGGGCTGCGGCCGCCGCGTTCACCGCACTCGCGACCGCCGTGACCGGAGTCGCTGTCGTCGCCGATGCTTCCGCCGCGACACCGTCGCTCAGCGCCAGCGCCAGCGCCAGCGCCGTGGCCGCCTCGCGCACCACCACCCCGGCGCTCAACCCGGCCATGTTGCAGCAGGCGATCGCCATACGTCCCGGCGAGGCGGCGGCCGGGGCGGTCGCGCTCGTGCGGAGCGACGGCCAGACCTGGCGCGGCTCAGCCGGCGATACGCGGACCGGCCGGCCGGTCGCCGACGACGCGCACTTCCGCATCGGCAGCATCAGCAAGACGTTCTCGGCCGTCGTGCTGTTGCAGCTGGCCGCTGAGCACCGCGTGGACCTCGACCAGAGCGTGCAGCACTACCTGCCCGGCCTGTTGCCCGCGACGTTCCAGCCGATCACGCTGCGCCAGCTGCTGACCATGACCAGCGGGCTGCCGCAGATCGGCGACGGCGGGCCGTCGTTGACCACCGATCAGCTGATCGCCGGACGGTTCGAGTACCAGAGCTTCCGGCAGATCATCGACTCCACGCTGCGTCCCTCCGGGCGTCCGTGGCCGGGCCCGGTTTTCGCCCCCGGCACCGCGCAGAGCTACAACTCGCTGAACTTCCGCATCGTCGGGCTGCTCATCGAGCACGTCACCGGGCACTCGTTCGGCGACGAGGTCGACGCGCGCATCGTGCAGCCGCTGCACCTGACCGGCACGTTCGTACCGCAGGGCAGGCCGCGGATGCCATCGCCGTACCTGCACGGCTACCTGACCGGCAGTCAGGGCACTGTCACGGACGTCAGCGCGGCGGGCGGTGACCCGTCAAGCATGATCTCCACGACCGGCGACCTGAACACGTTCATCACCGCGCTGTTCCAGGGCCGGCTCCTGCCGCGCGCGCAGCTCACGCAGATGTTCGCGCTCCCGCACGACGCTCAGGGGAATCTGCTGCCCTACACCGGCGACTCAGGGAACTGCCAGAGCGGCCCGGACAAGGGCAAGGCCTGCTTCGGCCTGGGCATCGGCACCGACACGCTGCCCGACGGCACCGTCCTGTGGGGCAAGACCGGCGAGGACATGGGCTACTTCACCGCCATGTTCGCCACCCGCGACCTGCGGCACGTCGGCATCGTCTCGACCGGCGTCACCGACGTGGCCGCCGAGGCCGGGCTGGAGAAGGCGAACCGGCTGGCCGCCGCAGCCTTCATGCCGTAG